A region of Nocardioides sp. JS614 DNA encodes the following proteins:
- the yajC gene encoding preprotein translocase subunit YajC, with product MLELLPLVGIALLFWLFIIRPASRRQKELGRMQSSLSLGDEIVLTSGVYGTVRDIEDGHVLVEIASGVTIKVVRGAVGSIATKADVPDLTDDRPESASGPEES from the coding sequence GTGCTGGAGTTGCTGCCGCTTGTCGGCATCGCCCTGCTCTTCTGGTTGTTCATCATCAGGCCGGCCAGTCGGCGGCAGAAGGAACTCGGACGCATGCAGTCCTCGTTGTCCCTGGGGGACGAGATCGTCCTGACGTCCGGTGTGTACGGCACCGTCCGCGACATCGAGGACGGCCACGTGCTCGTCGAGATCGCGTCCGGGGTGACCATCAAGGTCGTCCGGGGCGCGGTGGGCAGCATCGCCACCAAGGCCGATGTGCCGGACCTGACCGATGACCGGCCGGAGAGCGCCTCCGGCCCGGAGGAGAGCTGA
- a CDS encoding adenine phosphoribosyltransferase, with product MTLPGPEAPGLSEALALIADVPDFPQPGILFKDITPLLAEHAALEAVVAALAAPGRDQTGAPVVDKVLGMESRGFILGAPVALALGVGFVPVRKAGKLPRATYAVSYALEYGEATLEVHQDALEPGDRVLLVDDVLATGGTARATIDLVEKCGASVHAVAILMELGFLPGREALGTVPLTTLLTV from the coding sequence GTGACGCTGCCCGGGCCGGAGGCACCGGGGCTCTCCGAGGCGCTCGCCCTGATCGCCGACGTCCCCGACTTCCCCCAGCCCGGGATCCTCTTCAAGGACATCACGCCGCTGCTGGCCGAGCACGCGGCGCTCGAGGCGGTCGTCGCGGCCCTCGCCGCACCCGGGCGCGATCAGACCGGTGCCCCGGTCGTCGACAAGGTGCTGGGGATGGAGTCGCGCGGCTTCATCCTGGGCGCGCCGGTCGCGCTGGCCCTCGGCGTGGGGTTCGTCCCGGTCCGCAAGGCCGGCAAGCTGCCGCGAGCGACGTACGCCGTCTCCTACGCGCTGGAGTACGGCGAGGCCACGCTCGAGGTGCACCAGGACGCACTCGAGCCGGGGGACCGGGTGCTGCTCGTCGACGACGTGCTCGCCACCGGCGGGACCGCGCGGGCGACGATCGACCTGGTCGAGAAGTGCGGTGCCAGCGTGCACGCCGTCGCGATCCTCATGGAGCTCGGCTTCCTGCCCGGCCGCGAGGCGCTCGGTACGGTGCCCCTGACCACGCTCCTCACCGTCTGA
- the secF gene encoding protein translocase subunit SecF encodes MGKFSRLGNDLYSGDKSIDFVGRKWLWYAISVVIIVGSLLGLAVKGLDMGIEFVGGAEYKVKVASADQALADQLRTDVAATGIDAAQQPVVTTSGKDAVLIQVKPLTTAENEQIKNTIADTTGTDPTQINATEIGPSWGKEIAKRSGTGLVVFLILVVIFIWAYFREWKMSVGAIVALAHDVVITVGVYALSGFEVTPATVTGLLTILGFSLYDTVVVFDKVRENTKNLRESRTTYAKAANLAVNQTLVRSINTSVVALIPVGVILYVSAVQLGASTLKDLALALFVGMAAGAYSSIFIATPLVVQLKAGETDVVQAEKRDKARQKKVEADRYAAVPAFAEDMPIHDEPGVADVPEGDGPVARPASPGRAPQTPEAAGRGRIAPQGHGPVRPSSAAGRQQPTRQPRSKRGKK; translated from the coding sequence ATGGGCAAGTTCTCGCGCCTCGGCAACGACCTCTACTCCGGCGACAAGTCGATCGACTTCGTCGGTCGCAAGTGGCTCTGGTACGCCATCTCGGTCGTCATCATCGTCGGCTCCCTGCTCGGCCTGGCCGTGAAGGGCCTGGACATGGGCATCGAGTTCGTCGGTGGCGCCGAGTACAAGGTCAAGGTCGCCTCGGCCGACCAGGCCCTCGCGGACCAGCTGCGCACCGACGTCGCGGCCACCGGCATCGACGCCGCGCAGCAACCGGTCGTCACCACCAGCGGCAAGGACGCGGTCCTCATCCAGGTCAAGCCGCTGACGACGGCCGAGAACGAGCAGATCAAGAACACGATCGCGGACACCACCGGCACCGACCCGACCCAGATCAACGCCACCGAGATCGGCCCGAGCTGGGGCAAGGAGATCGCCAAACGGTCCGGGACCGGCCTGGTGGTGTTCCTGATCCTGGTCGTGATCTTCATCTGGGCGTACTTCCGTGAGTGGAAGATGTCCGTCGGCGCGATCGTGGCCCTCGCCCACGACGTGGTGATCACCGTCGGCGTCTACGCGCTGTCGGGCTTCGAGGTCACGCCCGCGACGGTCACCGGCCTGCTGACCATCCTGGGCTTCTCGCTCTACGACACCGTCGTGGTCTTCGACAAGGTCCGGGAGAACACCAAGAACCTCCGTGAGAGCCGCACCACCTACGCCAAGGCGGCCAACCTCGCGGTCAACCAGACCCTGGTGCGCTCGATCAACACCTCGGTGGTGGCCCTCATCCCGGTCGGCGTGATCTTGTACGTCAGCGCCGTGCAGCTCGGCGCGAGCACCCTGAAGGACCTCGCGCTGGCGCTGTTCGTCGGCATGGCGGCAGGGGCGTACTCCTCGATCTTCATCGCCACGCCGCTGGTGGTGCAGCTCAAGGCCGGTGAGACCGACGTGGTCCAGGCCGAGAAGCGGGACAAGGCCCGGCAGAAGAAGGTCGAGGCCGACCGGTACGCCGCGGTGCCGGCGTTCGCCGAGGACATGCCGATCCACGACGAGCCGGGCGTCGCCGACGTGCCCGAGGGTGACGGCCCGGTCGCGCGGCCGGCGAGCCCGGGCCGGGCGCCGCAGACTCCCGAGGCCGCCGGTCGGGGCCGGATCGCCCCCCAGGGTCACGGCCCGGTCCGGCCCTCCAGCGCCGCCGGCCGCCAGCAGCCGACCCGCCAGCCCCGCTCCAAGCGGGGCAAGAAGTGA
- a CDS encoding collagen-like protein, translating into MRMPRVSGRAGLFAAALAVTLVVGATSGAVAGRLISSPDIQDHGIKSRDLGTDSVKNRNLARGAVTWEKSLNRATRHRITALVRSGPAGPAGPQGEPGLPGEPGPQGDAGPQGPQGSRGPAGPAGGGLVGSAVYEVSDFVVVDDGTSGFDAYSRVIDPGITLPGPGTYLLSVQAAFLTGPGSIFFEAPDPAGLDLSDLDVLVDFYPSSCNTLFEPWCQVSIPYVVPAGSPASVPLEVFALGDPADLCGCDSIPDRTVVTVFKMDDDPRVLRTVRAPRLSGQELRALRDRLDDLRGVR; encoded by the coding sequence ATGCGCATGCCTCGCGTCTCCGGACGGGCCGGCCTGTTCGCTGCCGCGCTCGCCGTCACGCTCGTCGTCGGCGCGACCTCGGGCGCGGTGGCCGGCCGGCTGATCTCCTCACCCGACATCCAGGACCACGGGATCAAGTCCCGAGACCTCGGCACCGACAGTGTCAAGAACCGCAACCTCGCCCGCGGCGCGGTGACCTGGGAGAAGTCCCTCAACCGCGCCACCCGGCACCGGATCACCGCGCTCGTGCGCTCCGGTCCGGCCGGGCCCGCGGGTCCGCAGGGTGAGCCCGGGTTGCCGGGCGAGCCGGGGCCGCAGGGTGACGCTGGTCCGCAGGGGCCACAGGGCAGCCGGGGACCGGCCGGCCCGGCCGGTGGCGGGCTCGTCGGCTCCGCGGTCTACGAGGTGAGCGACTTCGTGGTCGTCGACGACGGCACGTCGGGCTTCGATGCCTACTCGCGCGTGATCGACCCAGGGATCACCTTGCCCGGGCCGGGCACCTACCTGCTGAGCGTGCAAGCCGCATTTCTCACGGGGCCGGGCTCGATCTTCTTCGAGGCTCCCGACCCGGCGGGACTCGACCTGTCCGACCTGGACGTGCTGGTCGACTTCTACCCGAGCTCGTGCAACACCCTCTTCGAGCCCTGGTGCCAGGTCAGCATCCCGTACGTCGTGCCGGCCGGGTCGCCGGCGTCGGTGCCGCTGGAGGTGTTCGCCCTGGGAGACCCGGCCGATCTCTGCGGCTGCGACTCGATCCCCGACCGCACCGTGGTCACGGTCTTCAAGATGGACGACGACCCGAGGGTCCTGCGGACCGTCCGGGCGCCCCGCCTGAGCGGGCAGGAGCTGCGGGCGCTGCGCGACCGGCTCGACGACCTGCGGGGCGTCAGGTAG
- the ruvA gene encoding Holliday junction branch migration protein RuvA — translation MIAFVRGQVAAVTLSSAVLEVGGVGLDIMCTPGTLATLRVGQQAALPTSMVVREDSLTLFGFADEDEKQTFELLQTASGVGPKLAQAMLAVLSTDDLRLAITGDDVKTLTRVPGIGQKGAQRIILELRDRIGAPTGAGRSAGVPAPAGAVWRDQVHQGLVGLGWPVRDAEKAVAAVAPEAGDVPDVAALLRAALRTLSKA, via the coding sequence ATGATCGCGTTCGTGCGCGGCCAGGTGGCGGCCGTGACCCTGTCGAGCGCCGTGCTCGAGGTCGGCGGCGTCGGCCTCGACATCATGTGCACACCCGGCACGCTGGCCACCCTCCGGGTCGGTCAACAGGCCGCGCTCCCGACCAGCATGGTGGTCCGGGAGGACTCCCTGACGCTCTTCGGGTTCGCCGACGAGGACGAGAAGCAGACCTTCGAGCTGTTGCAGACCGCCTCCGGCGTCGGCCCGAAGCTCGCCCAGGCGATGCTCGCCGTGCTCTCCACCGACGACCTGCGCCTGGCCATCACCGGGGACGACGTCAAGACCCTGACCCGGGTGCCGGGCATCGGCCAGAAGGGCGCCCAGCGGATCATCCTGGAGCTCAGGGACCGGATCGGGGCACCCACCGGTGCCGGGCGCTCGGCCGGCGTTCCGGCGCCGGCAGGAGCCGTCTGGCGAGACCAGGTCCATCAGGGCCTGGTGGGCCTGGGCTGGCCGGTCCGCGACGCCGAGAAGGCCGTGGCTGCCGTCGCCCCCGAGGCGGGCGACGTCCCGGACGTCGCCGCGCTCTTGCGGGCGGCCCTGCGGACGCTGAGCAAGGCCTGA
- the secD gene encoding protein translocase subunit SecD, with amino-acid sequence MARKSYRPGRTLVVFFLVVAVSYGLVALGGTWKPELGLDLKGGTRIMMTATGNPTSANLNEAAGIIDQRVNGSGVAEAEVTTQGGRNIIVEIPGPTSNSLVGLATRTAQLRFRTVACTSQTPGPCATGAAPTLPNDGPSLAPTDGATGNSKNRPGFLAKPSAKPSQQPSQTASASESSSPTESPSESSSESPGAGSDDPAQMALDFMTDPGRAAIEAFNAYTCPTTKPVDDNPDKFLVTCGTEAEGDAGVKYLLSPAAVEGTDLNSADAVVPSQSVSWIVQLSLGGEGKGVFADLSRAMSGTGQQFAVVLDGVVISSPVFTGVIPNGDAQITGNFTKSSAQSLATSLKYGALPIAFDKEATSVEQIGASLAGDQLSAGILAGIIGLALVMLYCLLYYRGLGLVVIASLVVAGVVTYSTVLLLSRTAGFTLTLPGIAGLIVAVGITADSFIVYFERIRDEMRDGKSMRVAVQAGWKRARGTCVAADTVSLLAAIVLYIFATGVVKGFAFTLGISTVIDLAIFFWFTHPMVSVLGKYKFFNRGHKLSGLDAEALGVDRINIAGGRA; translated from the coding sequence ATGGCACGCAAGTCGTACCGCCCCGGACGCACCCTGGTGGTGTTCTTCCTGGTGGTGGCGGTCTCCTACGGCCTGGTGGCCCTCGGCGGCACCTGGAAGCCGGAGCTGGGGCTGGACCTCAAGGGCGGCACCCGGATCATGATGACAGCGACCGGCAACCCCACCTCGGCGAACCTCAACGAGGCCGCCGGCATCATCGACCAGCGCGTGAACGGCTCGGGTGTCGCCGAGGCCGAGGTGACCACCCAGGGCGGCCGGAACATCATCGTCGAGATCCCGGGCCCGACCTCGAACTCGCTCGTCGGCCTGGCGACCCGGACGGCGCAGCTGCGCTTCCGCACCGTCGCCTGCACGAGCCAGACGCCCGGTCCGTGCGCCACCGGCGCCGCGCCGACGCTGCCGAACGACGGGCCCTCGCTCGCGCCCACGGACGGCGCGACGGGGAACTCCAAGAACCGCCCGGGCTTCCTGGCCAAGCCGTCGGCCAAGCCGTCGCAGCAGCCCTCCCAGACGGCGTCGGCCTCCGAGTCCTCCTCGCCGACGGAGTCGCCCAGCGAGTCGTCCAGCGAGTCCCCGGGTGCCGGCTCCGACGACCCCGCCCAGATGGCCCTGGACTTCATGACCGACCCCGGCCGGGCCGCGATCGAGGCGTTCAACGCCTACACCTGCCCCACGACCAAGCCGGTCGACGACAACCCGGACAAGTTCCTGGTCACCTGCGGGACCGAGGCTGAGGGCGACGCCGGCGTCAAGTACCTGCTCTCGCCCGCCGCTGTCGAGGGCACCGACCTGAACAGCGCGGACGCGGTCGTCCCCTCGCAGTCGGTGTCCTGGATCGTTCAGCTCTCCCTCGGCGGCGAGGGCAAGGGCGTCTTCGCGGACCTGTCCCGCGCGATGTCCGGCACCGGCCAGCAGTTCGCGGTGGTGCTCGACGGCGTCGTGATCTCCAGCCCCGTGTTCACAGGGGTGATCCCGAACGGTGACGCCCAGATCACCGGCAACTTCACCAAGAGCTCGGCCCAGTCGCTCGCGACCAGCCTCAAGTACGGCGCCCTGCCGATCGCCTTCGACAAGGAGGCGACCTCGGTCGAGCAGATCGGCGCCTCCCTGGCGGGCGACCAGCTCTCGGCGGGCATCCTCGCGGGCATCATCGGCCTGGCCCTCGTGATGCTCTACTGCCTGCTGTACTACCGCGGCCTCGGCCTGGTGGTGATCGCCTCCCTCGTCGTCGCCGGCGTGGTGACCTACTCGACGGTGCTGCTGCTCAGCAGGACGGCCGGCTTCACGCTGACGCTGCCCGGCATCGCCGGCCTGATCGTGGCGGTCGGCATCACCGCGGACTCCTTCATCGTGTACTTCGAGCGGATCCGTGACGAGATGCGGGACGGCAAGTCGATGCGGGTCGCGGTCCAAGCGGGCTGGAAGCGCGCACGGGGCACCTGTGTAGCGGCGGACACGGTCTCGCTGCTGGCCGCGATCGTGCTCTACATCTTCGCCACGGGCGTCGTGAAGGGCTTCGCGTTCACGCTCGGCATCTCCACGGTCATCGACCTGGCCATCTTCTTCTGGTTCACCCACCCGATGGTGTCGGTGCTCGGCAAGTACAAGTTCTTCAACCGGGGGCACAAGCTCTCCGGCCTCGACGCCGAGGCCCTCGGAGTCGACCGGATCAACATCGCGGGAGGGAGGGCCTGA
- a CDS encoding RelA/SpoT family protein, giving the protein MRARFARMGARNQGANPVLEPLFRSVRANHPKADLALLERAYTTAERMHGTQTRKSGDPYITHPLAVTTILADIGMTEPTLAAALLHDTVEDTPYTLEQVRQDFGEEIAQLVDGVTKLDKVKYGDSAQAETIRKMIVAMSRDIRVLVIKLADRLHNMRTLRYVRQETQERVARETLDIYAPLAHRLGMNTIKWELEDLAFATLHPKIYDEIVRMVAERAPSRDQFLAEVIAQVEADLREAKVKASVTGRPKHYYSIYQKMIVGGREFSDIYDLVGIRVLVENDRDCYTVLGVLHSRWNPVLGRFKDYVAMPKFNMYQSLHTTVIGPQGKPVELQIRTFAMHRRAEYGVAAHWKYKEDGRAGVDTDRSGDLDDMTWVRQLLDWQNEMEDPGEFLESLRFEINRAEVYVFTPRGDVIALPTGATPVDFAYAVHTEVGHHTIGARVNGRLVPLESGLENGDVVEVFTSKAPTAGPSRDWLGFVKSQRARSKIRQWFTKERREEAIDRGKEQIAKLMRKEGLPLKRLLSHESLTLAAGHFKLADVSALYAAVGEGNLSAQSVVRRVIDVHGGDGGAAEDLAEGVTITGRRGRAKAQPGGDAGVIVKGAPDVWVKLAKCCTPVPPDPILGFVTKGGGVSVHRQNCTNAASLQAQPERLLDVEWAPTGQSSFLVNIQVEALDRARLLSDITMALSDAHVDILSANLSTTRDRVAKSRFTFEMAEAKHLDNVLKAVRSVPGVFDAYRVTQ; this is encoded by the coding sequence ATGCGCGCGCGGTTCGCGCGGATGGGCGCCCGCAACCAAGGCGCGAACCCGGTCCTGGAGCCGCTGTTCCGCTCGGTGCGGGCCAACCACCCGAAGGCCGACCTGGCCCTGCTGGAACGCGCGTACACCACCGCGGAGCGGATGCACGGGACCCAGACCCGCAAGAGCGGTGACCCGTACATCACCCACCCGCTCGCGGTGACGACGATCCTCGCCGACATCGGCATGACCGAGCCGACGCTCGCCGCGGCCCTGCTGCACGACACGGTGGAGGACACGCCGTACACCCTCGAGCAGGTGCGTCAGGACTTCGGCGAGGAGATCGCCCAGCTGGTCGACGGCGTGACCAAGCTCGACAAGGTGAAGTACGGCGACTCCGCGCAGGCCGAGACGATCCGGAAGATGATCGTCGCGATGTCGCGCGACATCCGGGTCCTGGTCATCAAGCTCGCCGACCGGCTGCACAACATGCGGACCCTGCGCTACGTGCGGCAGGAGACCCAGGAGCGGGTCGCCCGCGAGACGCTCGACATCTACGCGCCCCTGGCCCACCGGCTGGGCATGAACACGATCAAGTGGGAGCTCGAGGACCTGGCGTTCGCGACCCTGCACCCCAAGATCTACGACGAGATCGTCCGGATGGTCGCGGAGCGGGCGCCGTCACGGGACCAGTTCCTGGCCGAGGTGATCGCCCAGGTGGAGGCCGACCTGCGCGAGGCGAAGGTGAAGGCGTCGGTCACCGGACGGCCCAAGCACTACTACTCGATCTACCAGAAGATGATCGTGGGCGGCCGGGAGTTCTCGGACATCTACGACCTGGTCGGCATCCGCGTCCTGGTCGAGAACGACCGGGACTGCTACACCGTCCTCGGAGTGCTCCACTCGCGCTGGAACCCGGTGCTGGGGCGGTTCAAGGACTACGTCGCGATGCCGAAGTTCAACATGTACCAGTCGCTGCACACGACGGTCATCGGCCCGCAGGGCAAGCCCGTCGAGCTGCAGATCCGGACCTTCGCGATGCACCGGCGCGCGGAGTACGGCGTGGCCGCGCACTGGAAGTACAAGGAGGACGGCCGCGCCGGCGTCGACACCGACCGGTCGGGCGACCTCGACGACATGACCTGGGTGCGCCAGCTCCTCGACTGGCAGAACGAGATGGAGGACCCCGGGGAGTTCCTGGAGTCGCTGCGCTTCGAGATCAACCGCGCCGAGGTCTACGTCTTCACCCCGCGCGGCGACGTGATCGCGCTGCCGACCGGTGCGACCCCGGTCGACTTCGCGTACGCCGTGCACACCGAGGTCGGCCACCACACGATCGGCGCCCGGGTGAACGGGCGCCTGGTGCCCCTGGAGTCCGGCCTCGAGAACGGCGACGTCGTCGAGGTCTTCACCTCCAAGGCCCCCACCGCGGGCCCGTCGCGCGACTGGCTCGGGTTCGTGAAGTCCCAGCGCGCCCGCTCCAAGATCCGCCAGTGGTTCACCAAGGAGCGTCGCGAGGAGGCGATCGACCGCGGCAAGGAGCAGATCGCCAAGCTGATGCGCAAGGAGGGGCTGCCGCTCAAGCGGCTGCTGTCCCACGAGTCGCTCACGTTGGCGGCGGGCCACTTCAAGCTGGCGGACGTCTCCGCCCTGTACGCCGCCGTGGGTGAGGGCAACCTGTCGGCGCAGTCGGTCGTCCGCCGCGTCATCGACGTCCACGGCGGGGACGGTGGCGCCGCCGAGGACCTCGCCGAGGGCGTGACGATCACCGGGCGACGCGGCCGGGCCAAGGCCCAGCCGGGTGGCGACGCCGGCGTGATCGTCAAGGGCGCCCCGGACGTGTGGGTCAAGCTCGCGAAGTGCTGCACCCCAGTGCCGCCGGACCCGATCCTCGGCTTCGTCACGAAGGGTGGGGGAGTCTCGGTGCACCGCCAGAACTGCACCAACGCCGCCAGCCTGCAGGCCCAGCCGGAGCGGCTCCTCGACGTCGAGTGGGCCCCCACCGGACAGTCCAGCTTCCTGGTCAACATCCAGGTCGAGGCACTGGACCGGGCCCGGCTGCTCTCGGACATCACGATGGCGCTCTCCGACGCGCACGTGGACATCCTCAGCGCCAACCTCTCGACCACCCGCGACCGGGTCGCCAAGAGCCGGTTCACCTTCGAGATGGCCGAGGCCAAGCACCTCGACAACGTGCTCAAGGCGGTCCGTTCGGTACCCGGCGTCTTCGACGCCTACCGCGTCACGCAATAG
- the ruvC gene encoding crossover junction endodeoxyribonuclease RuvC produces MRVLGIDPGLTRCGMGVVDGSVGRPLTLVDVNVLRTSADLPVPERLVTIERGVEAWIEEHAPDAVAIERVFARSDVSTVMGTAQASGVAMVVAARRGLPIGLHTPSEVKAAVSGNGRAGKAQVGAMVTRILRLDVMPKPADAADALALAITHIWRGGAQARIDAAVTAARQQVRSRR; encoded by the coding sequence ATGCGCGTGCTCGGGATCGATCCCGGCCTGACCCGCTGTGGGATGGGCGTCGTGGACGGCTCGGTCGGTCGACCGCTGACGCTGGTCGACGTGAACGTGCTGCGCACCTCCGCCGATCTACCGGTGCCCGAGCGCCTGGTGACCATCGAGCGGGGCGTGGAGGCCTGGATCGAGGAGCACGCCCCGGACGCGGTCGCGATCGAGCGGGTCTTCGCCCGGTCCGACGTCAGCACGGTGATGGGCACGGCGCAGGCGAGTGGCGTCGCGATGGTGGTTGCCGCGCGGCGTGGCCTGCCGATCGGGCTGCACACGCCCAGCGAGGTCAAGGCCGCCGTGTCGGGCAACGGCCGGGCGGGCAAGGCCCAGGTCGGCGCGATGGTGACCCGGATCCTCCGGCTCGACGTGATGCCCAAGCCGGCCGACGCCGCCGACGCGCTGGCACTGGCCATCACCCACATCTGGCGCGGTGGCGCCCAGGCCCGGATCGACGCCGCGGTGACCGCAGCCCGACAGCAAGTGAGGAGCAGACGATGA
- the ruvB gene encoding Holliday junction branch migration DNA helicase RuvB, translated as MTFHEEDLDQAEEVHVRSLTAAEADGDERAVEAALRPRTLDEVVGQVRVRDQLGLVLEAARRRGRAPDHVLLSGPPGLGKTTLAMIIASEMGAPLRLTSGPAITHAGDLAAILSGMNEGDVLFVDEIHRMSRPAEEMLYMAMEDFRVDVVIGKGPGATAIPLEIPPFTLVGATTRAGLLPGPLRDRFGFTAHLEFYEPDELDLIVQRSARLLDVHVLPDGTAEIASRSRGTPRIANRLLRRVRDFAQVRADGVVTLPVAQDALDLYEVDQLGLDRLDRGVLDVLCRRFGGGPVGISTLAVAVGEERETVEEVAEPFLVRNGFLARTPRGRVATPAAWEHLGLTAPPTLTLPESDPPLFED; from the coding sequence ATGACGTTCCACGAGGAGGACCTCGACCAGGCCGAGGAGGTGCACGTCCGCTCGCTCACCGCTGCTGAGGCGGACGGCGACGAGCGGGCCGTCGAGGCGGCGCTGCGGCCGCGCACCCTCGACGAGGTGGTCGGCCAGGTCCGGGTGCGCGACCAGCTCGGGCTGGTGCTCGAGGCCGCACGCCGGCGTGGCCGGGCTCCCGACCACGTGCTGCTCTCCGGCCCGCCGGGTCTCGGCAAGACCACGCTGGCGATGATCATCGCCAGCGAGATGGGTGCGCCGCTGCGGCTGACCAGCGGTCCGGCGATCACGCATGCCGGCGACCTGGCCGCGATCCTCTCCGGCATGAACGAGGGTGACGTCCTCTTCGTCGATGAGATCCACCGGATGTCGCGGCCGGCCGAGGAGATGCTCTACATGGCGATGGAGGACTTCCGGGTCGACGTCGTCATCGGGAAGGGCCCCGGCGCCACCGCGATCCCGTTGGAGATCCCGCCCTTCACCCTGGTCGGGGCGACCACCCGGGCAGGGCTGCTGCCCGGCCCGCTTCGAGACCGGTTCGGCTTCACCGCCCACCTGGAGTTCTACGAGCCCGATGAGCTGGACCTGATCGTGCAGCGCTCGGCCCGGCTGCTCGACGTGCACGTCCTCCCGGACGGGACCGCCGAGATCGCCTCGCGCTCGCGCGGTACGCCGCGGATCGCCAACCGGCTGCTGCGCCGGGTCCGCGACTTCGCCCAAGTCCGCGCGGACGGCGTGGTCACCTTGCCGGTCGCCCAGGACGCGCTCGACCTCTACGAGGTCGACCAGCTCGGGCTCGACCGGCTGGACCGCGGCGTCCTGGACGTGCTGTGCCGGCGCTTCGGTGGCGGGCCGGTCGGCATCTCCACCCTGGCCGTGGCGGTCGGTGAGGAGCGCGAGACCGTGGAGGAGGTCGCGGAGCCCTTCTTGGTCCGCAACGGCTTCTTGGCGCGGACCCCGCGGGGCCGGGTGGCCACCCCGGCCGCCTGGGAGCACCTCGGTCTCACGGCTCCTCCGACGCTGACACTTCCCGAGAGCGATCCGCCACTCTTCGAGGACTGA
- a CDS encoding DUF349 domain-containing protein: MTSHQWGRVDDDGTVYVRTADGERPVGQYPEGTPAEALKFFTERFDALAFEVELLEKRVQSGVMSPDEATASVRTVRTQVEEAHAVGDLAALVARLDALGPVLEVQREARKAERAQRSAESRASKERIVTEAEQLAEGSDWRNGANRMRELLDEWKALPRIDRSSDDALWRRFSTARTAYTRRRKAHFAEQHEKRDTARVVKERLAAEAEELATSTEWGPTAGRYRDLMRQWKAAGPAPRDVDDALWKRFRGAQDAFFGARDAAAAEQDQEFAANAQVKEQLLTEAEALVPVTDLEAAKRTFRDIAERWDAAGKVPRDRMKELEGRIRKVEQEIRGVEEDQWRRSDPEKSARADDMVSKLEAAIAQVEADLEKARAAGNERKIKELEENLASRQMFLETAKRASADFS; this comes from the coding sequence GTGACTAGCCATCAGTGGGGCCGAGTAGACGACGACGGCACCGTCTACGTCAGGACCGCCGACGGGGAGCGTCCCGTCGGCCAGTACCCCGAGGGCACCCCAGCTGAGGCACTGAAGTTCTTCACCGAGCGCTTCGACGCACTCGCGTTCGAGGTGGAGCTGCTCGAGAAGCGGGTCCAGTCCGGGGTGATGTCGCCGGACGAGGCCACCGCGTCCGTGCGCACGGTGCGCACCCAGGTCGAGGAGGCGCACGCAGTCGGCGACCTCGCCGCCCTCGTGGCGCGCCTGGACGCGCTCGGTCCGGTGCTCGAGGTGCAGCGCGAGGCCCGCAAGGCCGAGCGGGCACAGCGATCCGCCGAGTCCCGCGCCAGCAAGGAGCGGATCGTCACCGAGGCGGAGCAGCTCGCCGAGGGCTCCGACTGGCGCAACGGCGCCAACCGGATGCGCGAGCTGCTCGACGAGTGGAAGGCGCTGCCGCGGATCGACCGGTCGTCCGACGACGCGCTCTGGCGCCGGTTCTCCACCGCGCGCACGGCGTACACCCGGCGCCGCAAGGCGCACTTCGCCGAGCAGCACGAGAAGCGAGACACCGCCCGGGTGGTCAAGGAGCGGCTGGCCGCGGAGGCCGAGGAGCTCGCCACCTCCACGGAGTGGGGTCCCACCGCCGGCCGGTACCGCGACCTGATGCGCCAGTGGAAGGCCGCCGGCCCCGCGCCCCGCGACGTCGACGACGCGCTCTGGAAGCGCTTCCGCGGTGCCCAGGACGCCTTCTTCGGTGCGCGCGACGCCGCCGCGGCCGAGCAGGACCAGGAGTTCGCCGCCAACGCGCAGGTGAAGGAGCAGCTGCTCACCGAGGCCGAGGCGCTGGTGCCCGTCACCGACCTGGAGGCTGCCAAGCGGACCTTCCGCGACATCGCGGAGCGGTGGGACGCCGCCGGCAAGGTCCCCCGCGACCGGATGAAGGAGCTCGAGGGCCGGATCCGCAAGGTCGAGCAGGAGATCCGCGGCGTCGAGGAGGACCAGTGGCGCCGCTCGGACCCGGAGAAGTCCGCCCGCGCCGACGACATGGTCTCCAAGCTCGAGGCCGCGATCGCCCAGGTCGAGGCCGACCTCGAGAAGGCGCGCGCCGCCGGCAACGAGCGCAAGATCAAGGAGCTGGAGGAGAACCTCGCCTCCCGGCAGATGTTCCTCGAGACCGCCAAGCGGGCCAGCGCCGACTTCAGCTGA